Within Babylonia areolata isolate BAREFJ2019XMU chromosome 3, ASM4173473v1, whole genome shotgun sequence, the genomic segment cggaggtgtcactgtgttcggacaaatccatataatctTCACGATATCTGCTAAGcggattcctgaccagcagcattaaccAGTGCATTTGGGCCTTTAGACAGTTCTAACCAAATGTTTGAACTTATGCCTACAACAACTAATAGTAATTAGTAGTATTAAAAAATCCTTGTACGCAAAATAAAAGACAATCCTGATGTAATTATAACAAGCTCAAAGAACATTTAAAGCCTAGCAAAATGAATGGCGGTGAACAGTTTATAAAATTACTTCATTTAATAAAATCAACAATAATATAACACCCATATCTCCCCTTTGTAGCAATATCGATTTTTGCAGACATCCTTAAAATCTATGCACAATGTCACAtgtgtacgcaaacacacacaccatcatacacatgcatctctctctctctctctctctcacactcacacataaaaccTCGCTCTTCATCACTCAGACACATGGCTGGATGCAACGGAAGAATTATTAGAGCTGTTGACTTGCAATCTGGGGGTCTTGGGTACAAATCTGGCATCACCAACTGGTGTATCTAAGGTGGAGACTTCCTGATCTTGCAGGTCATCATGTGCAGACCTCGCAATGCCtttgtccctttcatgttggtacacatgcaaaagatcaaatacgcacattaaagatcccgtagtCCATGCCATGTTATGGGTGCCTGTGTGGcgaaacaaaaatgatgataacacAAAAGCCCACTCATCAATATGCGTGAACATGGGAGTTTTAGCCAATGAATACAGACTGAAAACAAACTTTCGTCTTGTTgaaaatccatacacactaccaATGATGCGCACCATCATTCAATGCACCAATTAATGTCACACTTTTTCTGATTCACTGTCAATGACATTCTCCCTTTATCTTCTCTCTCATGtttatctgaatctctctctctctgtctctctctctctagctgtcattgtgaaaacaaacatgaacacTGTCATTCAGCTCCTGCTAAGTCATCTGAGAGCTGACTGCACATGGCCTTGATCTCTTCGTTGGTCATGTTTTCAGACGAACAGATGGCATTCACCAGGGCTAGAGTCTCCTTGTTGGTCCGGCCCTTCACCCACACACGACCGTTCATTCCCACCACCACTTCGAATGGAAATTTGTTGCCCAGCTTCTTCATTAGACAACACTCTGTGCTGATCAATctgtaaggggaaaaaaagagtaaaatattCATTGCACCATGTTATTatgtcaaagaaagaaacaaagtcaaGAAAATTAAACAACCTAAAAAAAAGGGCTTCCTTTTGCACTTgtttacgcacacacatacacacacacacagtacacgcacacgcagatgATGTACAGTACAAAATTTACAGTACAATAAATTTCGTGGGCTTTCATGTTTCAAAAAGCAAACCAGACCCAGACTGCAAACACACATTAAAATTTaaatgctaaaaaaacaaaaacaaaaaatgcattcAAAACTCTTCACTCCTAAATAAAACCCGAACACACACCACTAAGTCAGtgattctttctgtttgtttaaaTTAGCTCTCCAGAATGATTGCAACAAGCCTTGATTCTTGAAAATAATTTCTGTCTTTGCAATGTTCAGGCTTTCCTTcttgaaaaaaaagtctttcaaaAAATTTGTCCTTTTTCAAAAGAATTTCTActtataataatgtacatttatttagCGCCCTTTCTCTGTAAGAACTCacagcgctttacatgaaagaaaaagttacaaattacaggAATCATTCATgaacactctttctcaaaacccctcccttccccacctccctcccactctccctctctcattcattatgcatccaaagtgagctgacagggATGATGCTGGAGAAGAAGTctgaaggaagctgagagtgcttacagataggttttgcacagatgagtttttagtgaagagtgaaaggcagagacagaatcagatgcacagatatgatgaggaaggttattCCAAATATGAGGAGAAGCAATGAGAAAAGAACGTtcaccgtgggttcttgtactgacataaggaagtttcagaaggtaacaatATACATACAAATTACTCACTTTCTGACCAGGTTGAGGCTTGTTTTGAACAGGAACCCCCCGCTTCTGACCACCCCCATGCCACTACTGCGACCATAGCCATCAATGCACACCACTTCTGGTTCCATGTCCTTGTTGGCAACCAGGAGGCGGCAGTATAACATGTCACCCACCTGAAATAATGCAATGTAGCACTGTCAATGGGAGGTGCTGAGGGTGAATTGGTCAGGGgttgggacttctgatccagtgttcacctgtgatcaagGCTCGCTCCAAGCATGGCGTTGTGTctctgggaaaggcactttacttcgatTGAGGACAAACCTTAACTTTTAACTTCataataacattaacaataactgctgttaatatcaacaacaattatgataatgataattctaatagtaataataataataataatagaattatgtTGTGCATTTAAACATCTCAAAGTAAAGAGCTTTATGATTACAAAACATACAGTGATACAAACCTAAAGTGTTGAATCAGACACAAACCACAGAAGAATGCCATCTaaaatacatgaacacacacacacacacacacatatatacatgcaaatATGCCAAGGACCAGAACAAAACAGAATCAAAGAATACAGGACTGGACTTACCTTGCAGTCAGGTCTGTTGCGTTTTGTGGCCCCTTCAAAGGACAGATAGGACAAGCTGGCCTGCTCACTTCCTCCAATGTCCACTCGGAAGATGTCCCCGGCCTTCTGTGTGACGATGCCAATTACATGCTCCCCTTTCACAGGCACATACTGCAGTAAATCCAGAAAGTTACAATCACACAACTTTTTAATTTCAAGTTCAATTTCAATTGATCTGACAAAACAGAACGTTTTACtgcaaataacaaaacaaaaatcttcactttgaaatgccaTTATAGTTATCAACCTGTATTCAAAatacttgggggaaaaaaatccacattcatttcccttcacaaaaatgtttactttcattCTGTATCTCCTATAGTTTTACAgttagcatttaaaaaaaaatttattaccCCTGAAATCTCAAAATTCccaggcaaggggagagcactttaaaaaaatcatttttttcaaaattctctgGGACTGAATGGCTAATGGTTGAATAGACCACTGGCAAGTTCTGTGCTTACATCACTTATAGAggtgcgtcacatgatctgtactCTTGAAGTTAATTAGCTCTCCAAAATTCCGAGCAAAAAGGAGATCAAGACAAGCACAACATGTGAAACAGCAGCT encodes:
- the LOC143280466 gene encoding exosome complex component RRP40-like; translated protein: MAAHVGRIVLPGEKIQDLTESEKSKKIILGPGLRTEGEDVFVCKSGVLKFRDPNIYWIESHQKRYVPVKGEHVIGIVTQKAGDIFRVDIGGSEQASLSYLSFEGATKRNRPDCKVGDMLYCRLLVANKDMEPEVVCIDGYGRSSGMGVVRSGGFLFKTSLNLVRKLISTECCLMKKLGNKFPFEVVVGMNGRVWVKGRTNKETLALVNAICSSENMTNEEIKAMCSQLSDDLAGAE